The Primulina huaijiensis isolate GDHJ02 unplaced genomic scaffold, ASM1229523v2 C13179961, whole genome shotgun sequence genomic sequence GCAAAAAGCGAGGCTGATCATTATATGAGGGAGCTCAAGAGAGAACAAGAGGAGATTGTTGCTGTCCCTGATACAGGTTTTTACAGTTGTCTTGTGTGTGTTTCTTTTTAGGTGAAATCACTTTTTACTAGGAGGGCTTTAATCACTTTTTGCAGAAGCTGCCGAGGTTGCAGAAATACTATCAGAGTATGGGATTCAGCCTCATGAATACACACCAGTAGTGAATGCTCTCAGGAAGAACCCACAGGCTTGGCTTGATTTTATGATGAAGTAAATCCCTCTTCAGATTTTGCCAAACATTTAGTCCTATTTAATTGCTAGCATTAattggattttatttaaaaaaattgcttgGATTATGGAAgatgaaatgaaagaatatcGTGGCatgttttcaaataataatcCGTAATTCAGCCAGCACATAAGAATATAAGatcaacataaactttaaaaattgatTTGTGAAACAAGGGgaagagaaaaaaaacaatACATGCAAAATTCATTAATTATCACCTGGAGaatatttttatagaatatttttataaataaaatatatgttaagCACACAGATGGACCATTTTTGTCCTTTTTCAAAATCTTGAGTCAAATATTTTCAGAGAAGCATTGAT encodes the following:
- the LOC140965445 gene encoding vacuolar iron transporter 1-like, translating into MRELKREQEEIVAVPDTEAAEVAEILSEYGIQPHEYTPVVNALRKNPQAWLDFMMKFELGLEKPDPKRALHSALTIAIAYIVGGIVPLIPYM